Proteins encoded together in one Cicer arietinum cultivar CDC Frontier isolate Library 1 chromosome 4, Cicar.CDCFrontier_v2.0, whole genome shotgun sequence window:
- the LOC101513898 gene encoding uncharacterized protein, whose translation MNHYYFLEHNSLETPEDVNNFDEEGTFFCPKPIPTRQLRWKFCQQNEGCECDDSNVEGTELFDIVQNQQVSFSPPYFLGSPPVRTSNPLIQDKQFGCEKHVIPQSTFVDSSSPSSTSSSLSSPSSPLRKGGCVRMKFGVKSAKVRVVGFDCHVPSVAYCS comes from the coding sequence atgaatcattattattttcttgaaCACAATTCATTAGAAACACCTGAAGATGTTAATAATTTTGATGAAGAGGGTACTTTCTTTTGTCCTAAACCAATTCCAACAAGGCAATTAAGATGGAAATTTTGCCAACAAAATGAAGGGTGTGAATGTGATGATTCCAATGTAGAAGGGACAGAACTTTTTGACATCGTTCAAAACCAACAAGTTTCATTCTCACCACCTTATTTTCTTGGATCTCCTCCTGTTAGAACTTCTAATCCTTTAATCCAAGATAAACAATTTGGATGTGAGAAACACGTTATTCCTCAATCAACATTTGTAGATTCATCATCTCCTTCTTCTACATCATCGAGTTTATCGTCTCCATCTTCGCCGTTGCGAAAAGGAGGGTGTGTTAGAATGAAGTTTGGAGTTAAATCGGCTAAGGTTAGAGTAGTTGGATTTGATTGCCATGTTCCTTCGGTTGCTTATTGTTCTTGA